In Pedobacter sp. WC2423, the following are encoded in one genomic region:
- a CDS encoding porin family protein yields the protein MKKKCLLLGLGIIAGTLTSHAQFSIGLEGGYNKNHIITNIGFRAFTKYEPLDGFNIGIPVKYDLNNWFAIQADPQFIRKSYKIVRSSYFEGINHTNKNNYIQLPVMAHFTFGGQKLKGFLNLGGYVGYWSSSRIKGTQINPFAKDYDLPDDAQTPSILDGQPGYSYNEKFIFDSRRDRRIELGVLAGTGVSYQLKPRYELFAEARYYRALTDQQKNYMLNQIPRYNDTYVIQVGCMYRLGK from the coding sequence ATGAAAAAAAAATGTTTACTCTTAGGTCTGGGCATCATTGCCGGGACGCTCACTTCACATGCCCAGTTTTCTATCGGACTGGAAGGTGGTTACAACAAAAACCACATCATTACCAATATCGGCTTCAGAGCTTTCACCAAGTATGAACCTCTGGATGGATTTAATATTGGGATACCTGTTAAATATGACCTGAATAATTGGTTTGCGATACAAGCAGATCCTCAGTTCATCCGCAAGAGTTACAAAATTGTGCGCAGCAGTTATTTCGAAGGTATTAACCATACGAACAAGAACAATTACATTCAACTTCCTGTGATGGCTCATTTCACCTTTGGCGGCCAGAAACTGAAAGGTTTCTTAAACTTGGGAGGTTATGTGGGGTACTGGTCTTCGTCCCGTATCAAAGGGACTCAGATTAACCCTTTTGCGAAAGACTATGATCTTCCGGATGATGCGCAAACCCCAAGTATCCTGGATGGTCAGCCTGGTTACAGCTATAATGAGAAGTTTATTTTTGACAGCCGCCGTGACCGCAGAATCGAATTGGGTGTACTGGCGGGAACAGGTGTAAGTTATCAGCTTAAACCAAGGTATGAGCTTTTTGCTGAAGCAAGGTATTACCGTGCATTAACCGATCAGCAGAAAAACTACATGCTCAATCAGATTCCACGTTACAATGATACCTATGTTATTCAAGTGGGCTGTATGTACCGTCTGGGTAAATAA
- a CDS encoding RNA polymerase sigma factor: protein MKQVEDDEILAKFSMESTRNEAFNLLISKYQEKTYWHIRRLVIDHDDADDLVQEVFIKVWKNLSKFRSDSKLYTWIYRIATNDCITFLNKKKQRNNIPLDDVSAELSESLVASSYFNGDKIQMKLQQALLTLPEKQRLIFNMKYYDELKYEEISEILGTSVGALKASFHIAVKKIEVFMLNEDITF, encoded by the coding sequence ATGAAGCAGGTTGAAGATGATGAAATACTGGCGAAGTTCTCTATGGAGAGTACTCGTAATGAAGCCTTTAACCTGCTTATCTCAAAATACCAGGAGAAAACTTACTGGCATATCCGTCGACTGGTCATCGATCATGATGATGCGGATGATCTTGTCCAGGAAGTTTTCATCAAGGTTTGGAAGAATTTATCCAAATTCAGAAGCGACTCTAAATTATATACCTGGATTTACAGGATCGCAACTAATGACTGTATTACCTTTTTAAATAAGAAAAAACAGCGTAACAATATTCCTCTGGATGATGTTTCAGCTGAGCTTTCTGAAAGTTTAGTGGCCTCTTCTTATTTCAATGGAGACAAAATCCAAATGAAGTTACAGCAGGCACTATTAACACTTCCAGAGAAACAGCGGCTGATTTTCAACATGAAATACTACGATGAACTCAAGTATGAAGAAATTTCTGAAATTCTGGGAACGTCTGTAGGTGCATTAAAAGCTTCCTTCCATATTGCAGTGAAGAAAATAGAAGTTTTTATGCTAAATGAAGACATTACCTTTTAA
- a CDS encoding transketolase, whose product MKHTINELEDIVSQVRRDIVRMVHGCQSGHPGGSLGCAEFLTALYFETMNHSTDFKMDGIGEDLFFLSNGHISPVFYSVLARSGYFEVSELATFRKLNSRVQGHPTTHEGLPGIRIASGSLGQGMSVAIGAALTKKLNKDHSLVFSLHGDGELQEGQNWEAIMFAPHNKVDNLISTIDYNGQQIDGPTEKILSLENLQTKFEAFGWHVITSNGNNMEDIVKALEYAKSLTGKGKPILNLMSTQMGYGVDFMVGSHKWHGTAPNDEQLASALSQNKETLGDY is encoded by the coding sequence ATGAAACATACAATCAATGAATTAGAGGACATTGTTTCTCAGGTACGAAGAGATATTGTAAGAATGGTACATGGCTGCCAGTCCGGACACCCGGGTGGATCACTTGGTTGTGCAGAGTTTTTGACAGCTTTATATTTTGAAACCATGAACCATTCCACAGATTTTAAGATGGATGGTATAGGCGAAGATTTATTCTTCCTTTCTAATGGTCACATTTCTCCGGTATTTTATAGCGTGCTTGCCCGTTCTGGTTATTTTGAAGTTAGCGAATTAGCTACTTTCAGAAAATTAAACTCTCGTGTTCAGGGTCACCCGACTACACATGAAGGATTACCTGGTATCAGGATTGCATCAGGGTCTTTAGGTCAGGGGATGTCGGTTGCAATCGGTGCAGCTTTAACCAAGAAACTAAATAAGGATCATTCTTTAGTCTTCAGTTTACATGGAGATGGTGAGTTACAGGAAGGCCAGAACTGGGAAGCTATTATGTTCGCTCCTCACAACAAAGTTGATAACCTGATCTCTACAATCGATTATAACGGACAACAAATTGATGGTCCTACTGAAAAAATATTATCATTAGAGAACCTGCAGACTAAATTCGAAGCTTTCGGATGGCATGTAATCACTTCTAATGGAAATAACATGGAAGATATTGTTAAAGCTCTGGAATATGCTAAATCACTTACGGGCAAAGGCAAACCAATCTTAAACTTAATGAGTACTCAAATGGGCTATGGTGTAGATTTCATGGTAGGTTCACATAAATGGCACGGTACTGCGCCTAATGATGAACAGCTTGCTTCTGCTTTAAGTCAGAACAAAGAAACATTAGGGGATTATTAA
- a CDS encoding T9SS type A sorting domain-containing protein, with protein MNTKTKTISLLYIICIFCISVCCGSAVFAQRSDSTGTNAKYKRIVRTPQIRGDVPSYKPSYMPGSSLSPYNSLLSHSRSASGRPDKILSVLKVYPNPVDDQINLTIRLERESNLSIKIMDLLGNEVVTLSNERLSAGEQTKTFTIPNRLNSGIYFLRFVAGSETVVKRISIL; from the coding sequence ATGAATACAAAAACTAAAACGATCTCACTTCTGTACATAATTTGCATTTTTTGCATCAGTGTCTGCTGTGGATCAGCAGTTTTTGCCCAGCGTTCAGATAGTACAGGCACCAATGCCAAATACAAAAGAATTGTCAGGACTCCTCAAATCAGAGGTGATGTGCCTTCTTACAAGCCAAGTTATATGCCTGGTTCATCTTTATCTCCTTATAATAGTCTTCTTTCACATAGCAGATCAGCCAGCGGCAGACCAGATAAAATACTTTCAGTACTTAAAGTTTATCCTAATCCGGTTGATGATCAGATTAATCTGACAATCCGCCTGGAACGTGAGTCTAACCTTTCTATTAAGATTATGGACTTGTTAGGCAATGAAGTGGTAACCTTATCTAATGAACGCTTATCTGCGGGGGAACAAACTAAAACATTCACCATTCCTAACCGGTTGAACAGCGGAATCTATTTCCTTCGTTTTGTTGCAGGTTCAGAGACTGTCGTTAAACGTATTTCTATTCTGTAA
- the bcp gene encoding thioredoxin-dependent thiol peroxidase: protein MSELKEGQKAPEFTAADQDGNTVSLGQFAGKKVVLYFYPKDDTPGCTAEACDFRDNYQGLKAKDIIVLGVSVDDEKSHQKFAAKHSLPFTLLADTDKKIVEAYGVWGEKNMYGKKYMGTNRTTFVIDENGVIAHIIKKVDTKNSTAQILELLNI from the coding sequence ATGAGTGAATTAAAAGAAGGTCAGAAAGCCCCTGAATTTACCGCAGCGGATCAGGATGGAAATACAGTCTCTCTGGGTCAGTTTGCAGGTAAAAAAGTGGTTTTATATTTTTACCCGAAAGATGATACTCCTGGTTGTACTGCTGAGGCTTGTGATTTCAGGGATAATTACCAGGGATTAAAAGCGAAAGATATTATTGTACTGGGTGTAAGTGTTGATGATGAGAAGTCTCATCAGAAATTTGCGGCTAAACATAGTCTTCCTTTTACCTTACTGGCTGATACTGATAAAAAGATTGTGGAAGCTTACGGGGTATGGGGAGAAAAGAACATGTATGGTAAAAAATATATGGGTACTAACCGTACTACTTTTGTAATTGATGAAAATGGTGTAATCGCACATATCATTAAGAAAGTTGACACTAAAAATTCAACGGCACAAATACTTGAGTTATTAAATATTTAG
- a CDS encoding SusD/RagB family nutrient-binding outer membrane lipoprotein, whose translation MKKSYLYLSGIIFLVGITLSSCKKFDYYQINPNTPTQADPSLELANIEQTAFATINTEASLATRQLVYAQSSSTTQNYGWQRADSDSSYKKIAQVVKMEQEAARIGKPNYKYLGKFFRSYYIVGATLTFGDVPYAQAMQALNNNFSDGALRPVYDAQEDIYLQVLNDLKLASDSLSASGGTINNDIIYNGDITQWKKAINTFSLRVLMSLSKKEANTKLNIKQRFNDIVSNPSKYPLLTSNDDNAKLTYYDIVGNRYPYNNNNSLKTDYYLDDSFVKMLKDLKDPRLFVYASPTPNSVTAGLSANNFSAYTGLIGSAPVADNVQKMTTGNASAINRRYAYDAVNEPSVAIGYPELQFILAEAVARGWIAGDINKFYTGGIRGAMLFSRYKGDLAYTLDDIETYLKQPSVTLQSGTLIPQIIMQRYINTFMNTGWQSFYEQRRTGFPTFETAGAGILNGGKIPKRWMYPTAELNNNGVNVDNAIKRQYPGGDDINGVMWLLK comes from the coding sequence ATGAAAAAAAGTTATTTGTATCTATCTGGTATTATTTTCTTAGTGGGTATTACTTTATCCTCCTGCAAAAAATTCGATTATTATCAAATAAACCCTAATACACCCACTCAGGCTGATCCTTCTCTGGAGTTAGCGAATATTGAACAAACAGCTTTTGCTACCATTAACACGGAGGCAAGTTTGGCTACGCGTCAGTTGGTTTATGCGCAAAGTTCCAGTACAACACAGAATTACGGCTGGCAAAGAGCGGACTCGGACTCCTCTTATAAAAAAATAGCTCAGGTAGTTAAAATGGAACAGGAGGCTGCCCGTATCGGCAAACCTAATTATAAATACCTGGGGAAATTTTTCAGGTCCTATTATATCGTAGGGGCGACGCTTACTTTTGGAGATGTTCCCTATGCTCAGGCCATGCAGGCACTGAATAACAATTTTTCTGATGGAGCCCTCAGACCTGTTTACGATGCACAGGAAGATATCTATTTGCAAGTTTTGAATGACTTGAAATTGGCGAGTGACTCGCTGTCTGCTTCAGGGGGAACCATTAACAATGATATTATTTACAATGGAGATATCACCCAATGGAAAAAAGCCATTAACACCTTTTCTCTAAGAGTATTGATGAGTCTTTCAAAAAAAGAAGCGAATACCAAACTCAATATCAAACAACGGTTCAATGATATCGTTTCTAATCCATCTAAATATCCATTGCTTACTTCTAATGATGATAATGCGAAGCTTACCTATTATGATATTGTAGGCAACCGTTATCCGTATAATAATAACAACAGCTTAAAGACAGATTATTACCTTGATGATTCATTTGTTAAAATGTTAAAAGACCTGAAAGACCCTCGTCTTTTTGTCTACGCCAGCCCAACACCTAATTCAGTTACTGCAGGTCTTTCAGCAAATAATTTCAGCGCTTATACTGGTTTGATTGGTAGTGCTCCGGTTGCTGATAATGTACAGAAGATGACTACTGGAAATGCTTCAGCTATTAATCGAAGATATGCATATGATGCTGTGAATGAGCCAAGTGTTGCAATCGGCTACCCGGAGCTGCAATTTATTCTGGCAGAAGCTGTGGCAAGGGGCTGGATAGCCGGAGACATTAACAAATTTTATACAGGCGGAATTAGAGGCGCAATGCTCTTTTCCAGGTACAAGGGAGACCTTGCCTATACACTGGATGATATCGAAACTTATTTGAAACAGCCGTCTGTTACGCTGCAATCGGGAACATTAATCCCTCAAATAATTATGCAGCGGTACATTAATACTTTTATGAACACGGGCTGGCAATCATTTTATGAACAAAGGCGTACAGGGTTCCCCACTTTTGAAACCGCTGGTGCAGGTATACTGAATGGTGGAAAAATACCTAAAAGATGGATGTATCCAACCGCAGAACTGAACAATAATGGCGTAAATGTAGATAACGCTATCAAACGTCAGTATCCTGGTGGAGATGACATCAACGGAGTGATGTGGTTATTAAAATAA
- a CDS encoding DUF58 domain-containing protein has protein sequence MATHTDQAEYQLNSNLELLARQVVEGFITGLHKSPFHGFSVEFAEHRAYNRGDNVRNIDWKLFARTDKLYTKRYEEETNLRCQFVIDTSSSMYFPQGAYNKLNFSVQAVAALMELLKKQRDAFGLSLFTDQLILNTPARSTTMHQKYLFTHLEEVLKAPKLNVGTALSTSLHQVAESVHKRSMVVVFTDLLTANQTDHHQEDLFSALQHLKFNKHEVIIFNVSDKAKEVDFNFENRPYQFVDLETGELLKANAATVKEAYLKSYGDYRQMLTLKCAQYKIDLIDADIAAGFSTVLAAYLIKRQKMN, from the coding sequence ATGGCCACGCATACAGATCAGGCGGAATATCAATTGAACAGCAACCTGGAGTTACTCGCCAGGCAGGTTGTAGAAGGATTTATTACGGGATTGCACAAAAGCCCTTTTCATGGGTTTTCCGTAGAGTTTGCTGAACACAGGGCCTATAACAGAGGCGATAATGTCAGGAATATTGACTGGAAATTATTTGCCAGAACTGATAAGCTCTATACCAAAAGATATGAAGAAGAGACTAACCTGCGTTGCCAGTTTGTAATTGATACTTCTTCATCGATGTATTTTCCGCAAGGGGCGTATAACAAGCTTAACTTTTCTGTACAGGCGGTTGCTGCCCTGATGGAACTGCTCAAAAAGCAGAGAGATGCTTTTGGATTAAGCTTATTTACAGATCAGCTGATTTTAAATACACCTGCACGATCGACCACTATGCATCAAAAGTATTTGTTTACTCATCTGGAAGAGGTGCTAAAGGCCCCTAAGCTTAACGTAGGGACGGCATTAAGTACATCGCTGCACCAGGTAGCGGAATCAGTTCACAAGCGTTCTATGGTTGTTGTTTTTACTGATCTGCTAACTGCAAACCAAACAGATCATCATCAGGAAGATTTATTCTCCGCGCTGCAACACTTAAAATTTAATAAGCATGAAGTTATCATTTTTAATGTAAGTGATAAAGCTAAAGAAGTAGACTTCAATTTTGAGAACAGGCCTTATCAGTTTGTAGACCTGGAGACAGGGGAATTACTGAAAGCAAATGCAGCTACTGTTAAAGAAGCTTATTTGAAATCTTATGGAGATTACCGGCAGATGCTGACGTTAAAATGTGCACAATATAAAATAGATCTGATTGACGCAGATATAGCAGCAGGCTTTTCAACCGTATTGGCGGCGTATCTGATCAAAAGACAAAAAATGAATTAA
- a CDS encoding fumarylacetoacetate hydrolase family protein, which produces MKIIAIGRNYAAHAKELNNPLPSSPVIFMKPETAVLKDNKPFYIPEFSSDVHYELEVVLKINKEGKHIAEKFAANYYDEIGLGIDFTARDLQSALKEKGLPWELAKAFDNSAAVSHFIQKTKLADVNAIPFELKVNGESRQNGNTANILFSFDQIIAFVSQYITLKKGDLIFTGTPEGVGQVHPGDKLEAWMGKEQFLNFDIK; this is translated from the coding sequence ATGAAGATAATTGCTATTGGCCGTAACTACGCTGCACACGCTAAAGAATTAAATAACCCTCTCCCATCAAGTCCTGTGATCTTTATGAAGCCGGAAACAGCAGTGCTTAAGGATAACAAACCTTTTTATATCCCTGAATTCTCTTCAGATGTACATTACGAACTGGAAGTTGTTTTAAAGATCAATAAAGAAGGAAAACATATTGCAGAGAAATTCGCTGCTAATTATTATGATGAGATTGGTTTAGGTATTGATTTCACCGCGCGGGATCTTCAATCTGCCTTGAAAGAAAAGGGATTACCATGGGAACTGGCCAAAGCTTTTGACAATTCTGCTGCTGTCAGTCATTTTATTCAAAAAACTAAACTTGCAGATGTCAATGCGATACCATTTGAGCTGAAAGTAAACGGAGAAAGCCGTCAGAATGGAAATACAGCAAATATCCTGTTCTCTTTTGATCAGATTATAGCCTTCGTTTCACAGTACATCACGTTAAAAAAAGGAGATTTAATTTTTACAGGCACACCTGAAGGGGTTGGTCAGGTTCATCCGGGTGACAAACTGGAAGCATGGATGGGTAAAGAACAGTTTCTGAATTTCGATATAAAATAA
- a CDS encoding S41 family peptidase, which yields MKSTYLFLYKNMLQLVLGICLVSALASCRKESPQINDPKRYLEGSFSEAFEAYWNGMNNNYIFWDTDPTNWDEIYRKYQPLFAKMNINDSTDVRKSYTYFKEMTSTLIDSHYALRINSPYVIDSATYISPSDARHQKSPDYHGNINPNFFYSTIPPKYLDKGYVRGFVNLSATDQFFAVAGKIKGNILYLHFNEFSLNVINDSPTPNNAQKALQYYFDQVKKPEGLKGIIIDVRSNGGGYLSDLDLLVGGLTDKEFPIGATRSKIGNGRLDYTPWIPATVHPGKDAKLFTAPIIVLADLNSVSMAEMTTMALKAMPGGNVKFVGERTWGGNGPLLNNNDYYNSGQFRTGFLSLVYTSSTALRYVDGKLYEGIGFPPDVEVKYNKAALDVGTDPQLEKAISLIPQ from the coding sequence ATGAAATCAACCTATCTATTTTTATATAAAAATATGCTCCAGCTGGTACTGGGTATCTGCCTTGTGAGCGCATTGGCTTCCTGCCGTAAAGAGTCCCCTCAAATCAACGATCCTAAACGGTATCTTGAAGGTAGTTTCAGTGAAGCTTTTGAAGCTTACTGGAATGGAATGAATAATAACTATATCTTTTGGGATACTGATCCTACAAACTGGGATGAAATTTACCGTAAATATCAGCCGTTGTTCGCCAAAATGAATATCAATGATTCGACAGATGTCAGAAAATCTTATACTTATTTTAAAGAGATGACCTCAACATTGATCGATTCACATTATGCGCTTAGAATCAACAGTCCATATGTGATAGATTCAGCAACTTATATCAGCCCTTCTGATGCCAGACATCAAAAGAGCCCTGATTATCATGGTAACATTAATCCTAACTTTTTTTACAGTACTATTCCTCCAAAGTATCTGGATAAAGGATATGTCAGAGGTTTTGTCAACTTATCAGCTACAGATCAGTTCTTTGCTGTTGCGGGTAAGATTAAAGGCAATATCTTATACCTTCATTTTAATGAGTTCAGTTTAAATGTAATCAATGATTCTCCAACGCCTAACAATGCTCAGAAAGCATTGCAGTATTACTTTGATCAGGTAAAAAAACCGGAAGGCTTGAAAGGGATAATTATTGACGTCAGGAGTAATGGTGGTGGTTATCTTTCTGATTTAGATTTACTGGTAGGTGGTTTAACGGATAAGGAGTTTCCTATCGGTGCTACCCGTTCAAAAATTGGAAACGGAAGATTGGATTATACACCATGGATACCTGCAACGGTTCATCCGGGAAAAGATGCAAAGTTATTTACAGCTCCGATTATTGTACTGGCTGATCTGAACTCTGTAAGTATGGCAGAGATGACTACAATGGCTTTGAAAGCGATGCCAGGTGGCAATGTGAAATTTGTGGGTGAACGTACCTGGGGTGGTAACGGCCCGTTGTTAAATAACAATGATTATTATAACAGCGGACAGTTCAGAACTGGTTTCCTGAGTTTGGTTTATACTTCTTCAACTGCGTTACGCTATGTAGATGGAAAGTTATATGAAGGAATTGGTTTTCCACCAGATGTAGAGGTTAAGTATAATAAGGCTGCTCTGGATGTTGGTACTGATCCGCAGTTGGAAAAAGCGATCAGCCTGATTCCACAGTAA
- a CDS encoding transketolase family protein: MKKYTYSEKKDTRSGFGAGLHEAGQKNPNVVALCADLKGSLKMDAFADEFPERFIQIGIAEANMIGIAAGMTIGGKIPFTGTFANFSTGRVYDQIRQSVAYSYKNVKICASHAGLTLGEDGATHQILEDIGLMKMLPGMVVINPCDYNQTKAATLAIAEYEGPVYLRFGRPSIPVFTDPDQKFEIGKAWMVNEGTDVTIVATGHMVWKAIEAGEQLAALGIDAEIINIHTIKPLDEEAILKSLQKTGCVVTCEEHNKFGGLGESVARLLSTELPSPQEFVAVNDSFGESGTPDQLMTKYGLDTINIVEAAQKVIKRKK; encoded by the coding sequence ATGAAAAAATATACATATTCAGAAAAGAAAGATACCCGTTCTGGTTTTGGTGCTGGTTTACATGAAGCTGGTCAGAAAAACCCGAATGTGGTTGCACTTTGTGCGGATCTGAAAGGTTCTTTAAAAATGGATGCTTTCGCAGACGAATTTCCGGAAAGATTTATCCAGATCGGAATTGCTGAAGCAAATATGATCGGGATTGCAGCAGGTATGACTATTGGAGGAAAAATTCCTTTCACAGGTACTTTCGCAAACTTCTCTACTGGCAGAGTTTATGACCAGATCAGACAGTCTGTTGCTTATTCCTACAAAAACGTTAAAATCTGCGCTTCTCATGCTGGTTTAACTTTAGGTGAAGATGGTGCAACTCACCAGATTCTTGAAGATATAGGTTTGATGAAAATGTTACCAGGAATGGTTGTGATCAATCCTTGTGATTATAATCAAACCAAAGCTGCTACTTTAGCTATCGCCGAGTATGAAGGCCCTGTTTATTTGCGTTTCGGCAGACCAAGTATTCCTGTATTTACTGATCCTGATCAAAAATTTGAAATTGGTAAAGCATGGATGGTCAACGAAGGTACTGATGTCACTATCGTTGCAACCGGACACATGGTTTGGAAAGCAATTGAGGCTGGTGAACAATTAGCTGCTTTAGGTATTGATGCAGAAATTATAAACATTCACACCATTAAACCGTTAGATGAAGAGGCTATCTTAAAGTCGCTTCAGAAAACTGGTTGTGTGGTAACTTGTGAAGAGCATAATAAATTTGGAGGATTAGGTGAAAGTGTTGCACGTTTATTATCAACTGAGCTTCCTTCTCCACAAGAATTCGTGGCTGTAAATGATAGTTTTGGCGAAAGCGGAACTCCTGATCAGCTGATGACTAAATACGGACTGGATACAATTAATATTGTTGAAGCAGCTCAAAAAGTTATAAAAAGAAAAAAATAA
- a CDS encoding M23 family metallopeptidase: protein MIKKSIFLFVLVTFAISTQAQQIFSNNKYPLVDFRPPLDIVPPALAGSFGELRGNHFHSGIDFRTNQREGYPVHAIADGYVSRMRVQNSGFGLALYLVHPNGYTSVYGHLSRFAPKIAEAVKALEYQKKTFELDEFPSADLFPVHKGDVIAYSGNRGSSGGPHLHFEIRDSKTENTINPQLFGIQIPDNIPPVIYSLYLYKLNKKPFNEYTPKTFFQVTGGAGKYSIGKTEPLTVSGEVGFGITATDRHNGASGINGVYSIELEVDGKTVFTSSLEKFAFENSKAINSHIDYAAFMTTKRSIQKSFTDPGNPLQLYSNLVNNGRIEFKDQQVHELKYTVTDAKGNKSILPFTVKSDGQTLISTPDQPDGIPFFYAKENEFAADGVKVVLPKGTLYNDFNLVYKVKPEPARGAYSPIYQIHNNLTPLHVGFDLWIRADARLGALKDKALIVSTSGASQGGVFENGYVKATPRNFGSFYIAVDTIPPAITPVNIADGKNMSGIAKMVFKIRDNLSGIKSFNGYIDGNWVLMEFDTKTATLWHSFDERTPAGKHQLKLVVEDMKGNSKTYSINFIK from the coding sequence ATGATCAAAAAAAGTATATTCCTGTTTGTTCTGGTCACATTTGCAATCAGTACTCAGGCCCAGCAAATTTTCAGTAACAATAAATATCCACTGGTAGATTTCCGTCCGCCGCTGGATATCGTTCCTCCGGCATTAGCGGGTTCTTTTGGTGAGCTTAGAGGGAATCACTTCCACTCGGGTATAGACTTTCGCACTAATCAGCGTGAAGGATATCCGGTACATGCCATTGCTGATGGATATGTTTCCAGGATGAGGGTTCAGAACAGCGGATTCGGTTTGGCTTTATACCTGGTACATCCAAATGGATATACTTCTGTATATGGCCATTTATCCCGTTTTGCACCTAAAATTGCAGAAGCCGTAAAGGCTTTGGAATATCAGAAAAAGACTTTTGAACTCGACGAATTTCCTTCAGCAGATTTATTTCCGGTACATAAGGGTGATGTGATCGCCTATTCAGGGAACAGAGGCAGTTCGGGAGGCCCGCATCTTCACTTTGAAATCAGGGATTCTAAAACTGAAAACACAATTAATCCGCAGCTATTCGGGATCCAGATTCCTGATAATATTCCGCCGGTTATTTATTCTTTATACTTATATAAGCTGAATAAAAAACCTTTTAATGAATATACACCTAAAACTTTTTTCCAGGTAACTGGCGGAGCAGGTAAATATAGTATAGGTAAAACTGAACCATTGACGGTCAGTGGTGAGGTTGGATTCGGAATTACCGCTACAGACAGGCATAATGGAGCTTCAGGAATTAACGGGGTCTATTCTATTGAACTGGAAGTGGATGGAAAAACTGTTTTCACGTCTTCTTTAGAGAAGTTTGCTTTTGAAAACAGCAAGGCGATTAACTCACATATTGATTACGCAGCTTTCATGACCACTAAAAGGAGTATCCAGAAAAGTTTTACAGATCCGGGAAACCCTTTACAGCTCTATAGCAACCTGGTCAACAATGGCCGGATTGAATTTAAGGATCAGCAGGTACATGAACTGAAATATACGGTAACTGATGCTAAAGGAAATAAAAGCATTTTGCCATTTACGGTAAAATCGGATGGACAGACGTTAATTTCTACACCTGATCAGCCTGATGGTATACCTTTCTTTTATGCCAAAGAGAATGAGTTTGCCGCAGATGGTGTTAAAGTAGTGCTGCCAAAAGGAACTTTATACAATGATTTCAATTTAGTTTATAAGGTTAAACCAGAACCAGCAAGAGGTGCTTATTCACCAATTTATCAAATTCACAACAACCTTACTCCTTTACATGTTGGTTTTGATTTATGGATCAGGGCTGATGCCCGCTTAGGTGCATTGAAAGATAAAGCATTGATTGTCAGCACTAGTGGCGCATCTCAGGGCGGAGTTTTTGAGAATGGTTATGTGAAAGCTACCCCTCGCAATTTCGGTAGTTTCTACATTGCAGTTGATACTATCCCTCCAGCAATTACCCCGGTTAACATCGCCGATGGCAAAAACATGAGTGGTATAGCTAAAATGGTTTTTAAAATCCGTGACAACCTTTCAGGTATTAAAAGCTTTAATGGCTATATTGATGGCAATTGGGTTTTGATGGAATTTGACACCAAAACTGCTACTTTATGGCATTCTTTCGATGAACGTACCCCAGCCGGAAAACATCAGTTGAAACTGGTTGTGGAAGACATGAAAGGAAACAGTAAAACGTATTCAATTAATTTTATAAAATAA